CTTTGTTGGGGTTTCATCACTCCGTTGTCGCTCTTCTcgattctaatttatttcctaCTCGAGCTGACGCCTCTCAAGTACAACGACGAATACTACACGACTTCTGCCTACGGTAGGAGGACACgcttatacaaaaatatatataatacatacatacatgttgTTAGGGGTGGGCGGGTATCCAGAAATTCTGGTATCTACTAAAAATTTCACTCCTACTTGTATCTGTATCGTTTCAGCCGCTGGATGGGTACTTTTGGGACTGGGAGTGGTCCAACTTCCGCTGTGGATCGTTATCACCAACATACAGAACAGAGGCAAACCTTGTTTGGACGTAAGCGACATAAACGATAGCGCGGCGGAGAATAGTATTCTTCATACATTTTCACTCGCATAATTTCAGATCCTGAAACCAAGCCCCGATTGGGGTCCCAAGGATCCGGTCAAGTACAAAGAATGGATAGAGTTCAAGAATGCGAAGAGGATCTCACGGATGAATTTGAGTAAAAAAACTCCGAGAATTCTGAGAGCGGTGTTCGGCGGAGACTAGAAATATTTGCGGTGCATGTACGCACGGTCAGCGATCGGAGATCCCGTTTTCGTTTCGAGCAACGAGAGCGACAAGATTTCCGGCGATTCTCTGCGTACATTGTATCAGACTCGAGTCTGAAACTTCGTTATCGTAATTCTTATCGACCGTTCGAGGATATATCGATCCTAACTCAGATACTTCTTAATTTTgcagcgcgcgggcgcgttatCGGCGTAAGTAGGCGCTTTGTGACCAATTAAAACAGCTTAGATTCCTGGAAAAAGGTTTTCTGTCGACGACGGTCTGTAATCGCATCCGTTTACTTCGGTTTAATGTGGAATATAACATGAATCAGCTGGAGCCACCAGGGCTGCGTCCTGAGGctcttctccttctctttctcctctctgTACTGGAGCCAGGCTTTCTTGTACTTGGTCCCTCTTGGTCCCCATTCCGGCGCCGCGCCGAAAGACGCTTTCAGAGTCTGAAGCGAAACGAAACAAGACGAGCGATAACAAGAAATATCTTTTTCGCCCAAAAATTggttttctacgaaaatttcgcAAAAACCGTTAATTTTTAACATAgttttttaaaatcaatttagaCTATAAGATTCTTCATTCAAAGACGCACAAtttggattttgaaattttcgtccaGGCCTGATAGTATCGGAGACATTCAATAAAATGGATTTTTCATCCCAACATTGAGGGCTACTTTCACCCCCTTAACATAAATGCCTGTAATTATAAAAACATGcttgtcaaacattttttttcagttctatatcataccaaaatttcattaaaatcggcgtgttacggCATGGGAGaccttccttgtaagaaatacACGATTTTTCCGTGAGAACCAAAATATCAGATGATGGCATAATTTCTAAATTTGACTAAATTTGATAGAATACAGCTTCTTTTTTGCAATTACTtgtgcacgaacttatgcaatcgtgTAATAGTACCTGCAGGAACGGCAACCGCCTGTTCTGCACGAGCCGCACTAAGGCCCAGATCGGTATTTGTGAAACGCTGAAGCACAGTATCACGATCCCGGCCGCGTGAGCCGACGCCGGAAACGGTTTACCGCTGTACGTCACAGCCTCCAGGGTAGCGACCGTGTAAATGAAGATTCCAATCAGAATCAAAGGTGTCACCAGGAACCAGCAGACCCGCCAATAGCTGCTCGTTTCCTTGTCGAGCATGAAATCGAGGTCGTTTATAAAGTTTTCCAAGCCTGTATCAAAAGCATCAACCTCATAAACCACTTTTTCAACGTTGCAGATGTCTCAAAACCATACGAACCGTATATCCACATGAGCCCGGTGATCTCGAAGGACGCAAGGATGAACACGACGAACGAAGTGCCATAGTAATCGACCAACGTCAACAAGAATTGTCCGCCCTGCCAAAAACGAAGATTTACGTGTCGATTACATCGATCAACAAATTTGAATTGGTTACTGCGGTTATCGAGACGCAAAATAGACATTGAACAGTGCTATCGTCGCTTAATTATCTGTCTTCCGGTTGAGTGGTACACGCAATcgaaaattattataacatcATCTTCTTGGTACATTCTGATAATCTCGACCAATTTTCCCGATTGGAGACGCGTATAAAGAATTAATTAGAGTTCGACGATACTGTCGGATCACGACGATAACGCCTTACGGATAAGTGCCTAAAATCTAATCTCCTTTTACGTCTATCGACAGAGGAACTCCGATAGAGTGAAAATAAGGAGGAAAAGATCGCTTACCGGTGTCACGTAAACCGTGCTGACAGCGAATCCCATCAGACAGACCGGAAGGACGATCTTCCAGATCTGAACGTTCGGTAACTTCTCCGTCAACACTGTCACCAGACCGGACACCATTCCTACGATACTGCCGACACCCAAAACGAACATCATCACGAAAAACAGAACCGCGAACAGCTGTAGAAAATATTCAAACTTGTTCTGATCGACGTTACTATGTTGCAGGGCTGTTCGAGGATTTTACTACCTGAGGAACGACAGTGAACTTCGCGATGGCGTCGGGATACGAGATGAACGCCAGACTAGCGCCGGACTTGACTACTTTCTCGATGTCGGTTATGTTCATTTCGTGGGCGAGATTCCCTAGAATCCCGAAGATCGTGCAACCTGCTATCATACTCGTCACCGTGTCGAGAGTCGTCACGATCATCGCGTCCCTGAAGAGCGTATCGCGAGATTACACGGTTCAACGAAATCAAACTTTGTTCGTATTCAACAATCACTGTTGGGTGATTCTTATTGTAGATTTTGTCTTGTTCCTTGTGAAGAGTATTTATATGAAAAAGCCTTTATCTAGTTGAAATTTTATACGGCTTTGAATTCTACAGACATTTCTGGTAGAGTAGTAATTCACAAAAAGTATTTCGTTTGGTTTTTCAATGTTCAATCAATGTTTTTCGAAAACGTTTCGTGATCGAGCAAGTTTACTTTCGGATTTGGTTTTAGAAACAAACTCTATTCGAATCGCCCAAcagtaatgagtagactgcggatcttgatgcaaaataagaatattttgcaacgattgtgggcagcaggagtgaaataaaaattcacgtTAACCCTTAATCGATTATTTACGTTGAAAACATCATGACAATATTCTCAGATTTCtctaatctttcactgtttaatgtttcacccagccaatttcttcataaatgcataaaaatctgcagtctagtaatgaacaAGTTTGGAGTCGTACATAGTTACCGAAATCTTGTTAATCTTGCTCGTTACCTGTAAATGTTGTGCTTGAAATCATTATGCGCCGAATAGGTGATGATGCTTCCGAAGCAGACGGAGAGCGAGAAGAAGCACTGAGTAACAGCAGCGTACCAAACGGTGGGTTGTAAAAGTTTCGACCATTTCGGCGTGATAAAGTAGAGAATTCCTGTTGCAGCCCCCTCGAGAGTCACCGCCCTGATCAGGAGGCTGACCAAGACGATGTACGGGAAAATGGCGAGGAAATAGGAAGCTTTACCCGAGCTCTTTACACCCTGGAAAGTGACCAGGATCACGGAGATCCAGCTACCGAGGAGACAGAGCGTTAATCTCCAATCCGGCAAGCCTATTCCGTCGTCGATGTTTTCCTTTTCCTGTAGAACGACTTTCCTAAAACGGGCAAACACGCGAATGAAGAGGAAAAGACTCGTCGGACGAACGGCGACTTACGTGAAGTAGTATTCAGCTGAACTTCTGTATTGCGTGTTGTTCGTCAACAGGTAGAACGCGTTGGACTGTCCCAGCCCGTTGTCGAAGGTGTCGTTCGCCTTCTTACCAGAATCTATGCATCTGTCCCATTCCTCTCTGCACTTGGACCACGGCAGCTCGGCGGAGAAGGACGCGATCAGGTAGTACAGCGTTAGGGACATCAGCGAGCTGTAGTAGGTCATCAAGGCGACGGTGGAACAGAACTGGGCCCAACCCACACCTGGAGCAATCGACTTCGTCAATAGAAAGAAGACGAGGGGAGGACATGCGTACCAGAGATCCTTATTATACGTGTTGAAAACATGCGGTTATGTTtttcgatcaaattcgttgcgACTGTTGACGTTAGAAGTGAGACgtaaattgttcgacgtttTATCACCGTGTATTAAAATAAACAGGGACCTCCAGTATACATGGCTAGCAGTTAGCTTGGTCGTGaagtgtaattaattaatttactgtttatattttataacgTCGAACAATTTAACGCGAATTTATGCGATTTGTAGCGCGTACCGACAAACGCGGGACACACGCTCCAGACCCTGATGGACGACGACGAAGAGAACTGTCCGATGATCATCTCCAGATAATAGAAAGGCTTCCCGACGAGCAGCAGCACGATGATGTAAGGAATCAGAAAAACCCCGCCGCCGTTTTCGTACGCGGTGAACGGGAACCTCCAGATGTTGCCGAACCCGATGGACATAGCGATGCAGGACATCAAAAATTCGATGCTGTTGTTCCAACTGCCCCCGGCTTCCGGTTCCGAAACAATGTCCGAACGCTGCGAAACTGATCCTCTTTGTTTCCCGAAAGTCGTCTCGTTATCCGCCACGCCCGCCTCGTCCACGACGAACGCCGGATTCCGATGTCCACGATGAGCTAGATCGCCCTAACGAACGAACATCAAACGACGCGTGTTTCCGATCATTTTTTTGAAAAGCCAGCGTCACGGCATCCCGCAGCAGCTCGCAATCAAACGCTCCGCATTAGCCTTAAGCTCTTTATGTGCCCTGTGCCGATTCTTATCGCGTGAGTGAAATGTTGCTATCGCGGGTGTTCTCGTGACAAAAATGTAATCGGGGTCGCGTATATCGCTTCCGTCATTGTTCACGGTCCTATTAATTACACGTCGAATATTTCTGGCTCCATTGTTGATCCGCGGACGCGAATATGTACCTAGTTTCGAATCGTTTCAGTTCAAACGCGGTGATAAACGAGTTGTTGTGTTCTCTTGATTTATACGCTTCCCGTCGCGATCACATCGCGATCGTCGAATAATTACGGAtgtgatcaagtacctcgcaaacaggtttgaGCTTTGATTGATTAAATTCGAACTCTCTGTAAGCACTTCGAAAAGTAGAAATATTACTGGTAAGAATACTCGAGCCTATGCCAGATAGTTTCGGACCTTTTACAACTACTTTGGTACATGGAAGTGATACTTGCAAGtgtattcgaatcttggtcgaacaggttCGAAGCTTTTATGAATATTgtaccagaaattctgtgatttctctaatctttattttttatatttttaaagtcAATTATGCTGTCCTTTTGTACCCCATTTTATAAAGAATTGCAAGTGAATAtcataaaaaagaaataagCTGAAACGAAGTACTGTAAATGAAATAgttttcttaaatagttacgaatttaataaataaactgctTAACAcccagttttatttatttttatgcagTTCTAGTTTCCAAGATTCgggtactacttgtgaaagattcgatttctTTTAACATCGAAGtatgtactcattccgaggttcgatatcagtttgtataacaCGAATATCTTtctaatataatcattgaaatattattgcttttaagtagtaatctaAACTCATGAAATGAAGCTTGGTTATCGAAATTGACTGGGATTCGCGAGTAtacattgaacttgatcccatccccaCGAATAATCGATGGCGTTTTCAGATGTGACATGATCATTATCTCCTAGCAGTACTCACCATGATCGTCTCGATTCAGCGTTCGATCAGACAATGAACCGTCGACGAGAGGAACCGGTACGATCGGTGGTGACGAGAGCGAATCGTCGCGCGTCGAACCATCGACGAATCGGTCGACATGGCGTTTCGCCGCCTCTTTATATGACGACACGCGTGTCGATACCCACCACTCACGAATACCTTAAAAAACCTTGACGATAAGATGATTACGATCCCAACATTTAGATTATACTGCAATTCTCTGCACTCGATCTGATAAGACACTCATCTAGCTCAAAAACTGATATCGACGTTAGTGGCGGCGCAACAAAAGAGATTCCAGCGGATATCGAATTCTTTCTTCGACGACCGAATTGTTTGGCGAACGGCGATCGATGAATCGCGCATTTTAATTGAAACCGACGAATCTTAATTGTCCGTTTCATCCTTACTAGAAATTGTCTAGCTTCAGAAATCAATCATGTTCTCTTCTGGAAAAATGGGAGTTTGCATAGAGATTCTAGCGATCGGGATCGAACGCTAGATTAACAACAAAGTACGATATTGCAGAGTACACACGCGCTATCAGAGTCGCGTGCAAAGGATATTGATTGATTAAAAATGAAGATGAATCATACGTGTTCCATGAAATGCGGTGAAGTTCGCGTCGCAACGCGAGCGCGGCAGTTCGAGACTCCCAGGCGATTAACCTTGATGATAATATGGAAGAGACCGAGAAAAGAAATGTCGAGGAGGCGATAGAAAATGTCGCACAAGATGTCACAGATCGTGAACCGAAATTTAAGGATCCGTGCAGGGCGAGGAACGATAAAGAGAGAGCGGAAGACATTTTCAAGGTTGTGTTGTTCCCGCGAAAGGAAATTGCAAAATTCTTACGGGATAGATCGATCAGCGAGACCCTTATCGAGACAATGCTAAAAGTCGGTTTCACGGATGAATTTCTCAGgtgatcaaataaaaaatgcGACGTATATTTTCGTAGTTTATATTAGTTATATGTAcactgcggacgtttatgcaattttcaatttttgtaggcaaatcttgagaaagtggaatcatgtaaaatgtTATTTCCGGTGATAGTGGACTTTGtagttctgaaataaattaaaattattattatttttgttaatgtcgtacctgtatttgtttagtttcgcgcttgtccctttttatgtacattttaagttaagacttttttttgttatgtttcttttatcggttctactgtaaacaactgtaaacatttgtattaaaggacctcggtccgtatataataataataaaattgtactagattctgtgaaattttaaattctaccattttttgaaaactttcagaagccataaatgcataaacatccgcagtctagttatgtgtatttattttatttatatgctCGTACTCGTTTAGACTTCTGAAGGCGATGGGCTTTTCGCAAGAGGATATCTCGGAACTGGAACAGCTGTGGGCCATCGAAGTAAAGAATCGCGGAGCGACCGATTCTGTTCGATCTTCGTCAGTGTCCTCGTGTGATTGCTTGTCTCCGGATGGAATTTATTTGAGTCACGGCTTGAGCAAGCCGCTGCGCCGTGCTCTTCGCGACATCCTCGCGAAGAAGCCTTCCGACCCGATCGAGTACCTTGGTCATTGGTTGCTGAACTACAAGGTCGTCTCCAGTGTCTCCACCTTCCTGGATTCCTATCGCGTCATTGCGTATAACCGTTATCAAATTCTGATTTCAGATCTGCCAGGAGCGACGGAGAAGATTCAAGGAGTTCGAGCTGGAGCTGACGATCGAGCGAGAAAGACTCAAACCCAAAGTTATATTTTCTTGTTTAATTAAtaggcagcggattttatgcatttaaaacattagacgaatttgaaaatacttttatatgttttaatgttttaaaaagtgccCCGCTATGAAAATATTGCacttgtttaaaacaattgcaaaataaatggtgaagaaaacattttttttcaaacgaCAACATTTTTAGTGGATGCTCTTATGTTTTTACTGTAAGCTCCGAAAATCTCATTTTCATAGGTTTGTTAGTTCTAGTCTGATGATTTATAATGAAGAATGGGTGACACGTTTCTTTgcatacgtctgtaaaatcaataaaataaaaatgatgtagGTTTAAGAAACGTCTTTGTTTGTTGGAATTCAAGTGGagaatttcattttgtataaaatccgttgtctactaATTAAATCTGCCCCACGATTCTACAACGCGCTAGTTTCAGGAAGAAGAGGACGCGGAAATGCCCGCGGAGGAAGGAtacgaagaggaagaggaatacTTTGGCGATTGGGATTTTCCAGAACCCGAATGATTTGGAATAACGACAccgtttaataaataaatgcgtGAGTTTATTTGCGTAAATGCTTTCCTGTGGCAGTCGAGCGATCGAACTAGCCTCGCTCGAACTAACGACGCTATTCATTAATTTACCAATTAATACTGTGATCTACGATGCTCGCGGAAGAGCTCCTTCCGAAAACGGCGGACGTCGAGGAACTGTTCTGGCTGCGTCGACGCTTTCGTTCGACGATAGCGTTTACCGAATCGCCGTTCAGAGGCtcgttaatttttaatttacccgCGCATCGTTCGAGGACGTCCGTTTCCTTCGGGAGAACTTCTTTTCGGTCTACAAGCCGCTTTGTCGAAAACAAAGGCGAGAAGTTAGAATTGCAAACGCATGCGCACGCGAGCAGATATGCGGAATGCGACTCCGTCGAGGTACGGTATCACGCGAGTTTATCCTCCGCGCAGAATATCACGTAAACGAATTGCTTGAATCTCGAGCACTGCCGCTTTTCCCGGAGTTTCCGCTTTGTTTCCTTGAACTCGCGCCACGAGGCCAGTTCTTTGGGGTTCTTGGGTCCCCAGTCTGAGGAAGGTCTGAAAGCTGACGCGATCATCTGTGCAGAAAAATGAATCGTTAAGACCTCTGTTCAACTTGCTACGAATCGACGTCGCTCTAGAAATGTGTCCAATTAGATTCGCACCTCGGACAATCCCAAATCTTTTTTGGACAGCATGACATAAATGAGCCAGAAAGGAATCTGCAGTGCTCCGAAGGCGCAGATTGTCCAGCCAGCAGCTGCAATTCAACAGGGAAAACAGTGTGAATCGTTGTTACGTCAACATACATGTTTGTATTAGTTCAACTCGAGATATATGGATATATATAATTAGATAAATTAGTTCAAATAAAAAAGATATTTGAATAAACTTACGGAACTCTATTAGCCTTTTTATAGTTACTTAATGTGTATAGAAtacatgtaacacagaattatcgataaTTACTACTGTTTAGAATTTTGCGAAAGCTACACGTACCGTGCGCGCTCTCGGGATAGGAGATACCAGTGTGCGTAATGGGCGTGAGATTGATCAACGAGTAAACCAGGACCACAGCCAGCAAAATAGGAGTGATAATAGCCCAGCAGAGTCTCCAGTACGCGGACGGTCTACTCTTCAGCATGTACTCAACATCATCTACGTAATTCTCGAGCCCGTACACCCAGAAGATTCCAGTGATCTCCAGAGTAGCTAAGATGAGCACGATGAAAGTGCCGCCGTAGTAATCGACCAGTTCCAACACGAATTGCCCACCCTGTTTACGGTAAAAACTGTGAAAACCGGTTCGAAGTGTCGTCCGTAACAATGCGAATTCTATCGCCGCTTACGTCCTACTTACAGGTGTACAATAAACGGTCCCGACGCAGAAACCGAAGACCACCGTGCCGAGTATTATGTAAAAGTATTTCCAATGTGGAAATTGATCGCTGATAATGGTGATTATAGCTCCGGCCATGGCGATGGCGCTTCCGATGC
This genomic stretch from Lasioglossum baleicum chromosome 13, iyLasBale1, whole genome shotgun sequence harbors:
- the LOC143215447 gene encoding sodium-dependent nutrient amino acid transporter 1; this translates as MIMSHLKTPSIIRGDGIKFNGDLAHRGHRNPAFVVDEAGVADNETTFGKQRGSVSQRSDIVSEPEAGGSWNNSIEFLMSCIAMSIGFGNIWRFPFTAYENGGGVFLIPYIIVLLLVGKPFYYLEMIIGQFSSSSSIRVWSVCPAFVGVGWAQFCSTVALMTYYSSLMSLTLYYLIASFSAELPWSKCREEWDRCIDSGKKANDTFDNGLGQSNAFYLLTNNTQYRSSAEYYFTKVVLQEKENIDDGIGLPDWRLTLCLLGSWISVILVTFQGVKSSGKASYFLAIFPYIVLVSLLIRAVTLEGAATGILYFITPKWSKLLQPTVWYAAVTQCFFSLSVCFGSIITYSAHNDFKHNIYRDAMIVTTLDTVTSMIAGCTIFGILGNLAHEMNITDIEKVVKSGASLAFISYPDAIAKFTVVPQLFAVLFFVMMFVLGVGSIVGMVSGLVTVLTEKLPNVQIWKIVLPVCLMGFAVSTVYVTPGGQFLLTLVDYYGTSFVVFILASFEITGLMWIYGLENFINDLDFMLDKETSSYWRVCWFLVTPLILIGIFIYTVATLEAVTYSGKPFPASAHAAGIVILCFSVSQIPIWALVRLVQNRRLPFLQTLKASFGAAPEWGPRGTKYKKAWLQYREEKEKEKSLRTQPWWLQLIHVIFHIKPK